The segment aagttgcgagatattaatgaaagaaaaaaacacccttgtctcgcCATGGTCagacgaaggtgtgtgctttcagatgcttgatttagagacctcaaattctaaatctgaggtcacaaaatcaattcttggaaaatcacttctttctcgaaaactccgtcatttcagagggagctgtttctcacaatgttttttactttacaacctctccccattactcgtaatcaagaagggtgttatgctaataattattttgagtaattaccaatagtgtccactgcctttaaatatttgattttgacacctcagaatttgattttgaggtcttcaaatcaagcatttgaaagcgcCCAACTTGTACAATGCGGGCGTTTTTTCTtacaacatcgacgaccaaatgagcaacagttatttcttttgtatgcatattatatgttgtgatacaatAAGTGAGATACAATAGTGTACAAaagtatttacatgtattgaCTTCAATGGTTTCACTAAATTCAAAACCCATTCATTAGAGGATGCTTAGTGTAATCGCCATAGCAGTAGAGAAATGCTGTGCACAATAATTGACGTTTTGTTAAAGTTTGGTTGTGCTTTCGAATGATGATCTTGGCTTTTGTGGTGTTAAACACAATATGGCGTGCAAAATGCTTCAAAAAGGTAGAATTTATGCACTGACAATTTTGATCAGTTCATTCTATTATAAATTTTACCCCAcgttaaaattatttaaaaaaaaaatttccctctaatttttattttactggATTTAAGAAGAGGCCAAGTACTgtggttgtttttaaaaataaatctaactaattttattttacttgtttgtttgtcaaaCATCTTTTTCGTCAAATATTATCCTTTCTTCTCCTGTACTTGGTATTACTATtggtcaataataataattgataaaGAATCGCATGTATTTGAGTTGAAATTCTTTTTAACGTCTTTTTGCAATTTGAGTTGGCCATTTAATCTCCTGGTGATCTATCCGTTTTAATCGAAGGAGACCGAAACTTAGTTCATAAAGCCactgtatgcataaaaaacttgctaagcacagaaaagtattgcctGTTGTGACCGGCACAGAAAACTTTTGCTACCAGCCAAAAACcctaccattgctgtgactggaaCCCTGctaatttcttgcttagcagaaattagcagaaCTTTCTGATGAATAGCTTCATAAAGCCACTGTATACacataaacttgctaagcacagaaaagtacaAGCATTGCTCAAGGGAAGCTGGTTACATATGTTGTTACTCGTGCCACatgcctgtaagcacaaaaatttgataagcatagaaaactcttgcttagtaTAAATATAGCTTACCAGCCAACATTTTACCATTGATGTGACTGCAACCCTGCTCATTTAGTTGGCAAAGAAATTTGGAAAGCTCAACTCACTGATAAACAcaagggcaaaatttcataaagccactttgtaagcacaacaaaacttgcTAGGCACAGAAAAGAAACGTGTTACCAGCCAAGACTGaataagtttacattgttttgactggtgccTCGGCTGCCTGTAAGCACATAAAACTATTGCTTAGTAAATATAGGGTTACATGTACTAGCCAAAATGCCTTACATTTACCATTGGTGTAACTGTGGAACCGtgctcatttcttgcttagcaaagaaacttgcaAAGCAGAattaacagcttaatgaaattatTGACCTAGGGCCGCTTCAGGGACTTTTGAGAAACCATGAAGCCGAGAGAAGTTGAGATCGAGAGAGGGCGCCCTAAACCAACATTCTGCCATTTCCTAGACTGATGTAATGTGGATGAGGGGCGGACGAGACGTAAGATGTCGGGAAAACATTCTAAACTCGAGATCGAGAAAGCTATAACAGGAATTAGAGATGATCTTGACGAATTAGAGACTATCAAAGAACGTATTACAACCCGTTTAGACTCTCTGCAAGCACTTTACACGGAAAACATGGAGGGTAAGTTTTGGTAGTTAGTTTTCTTCCTCCCCGGGTTGTGAGGGCTGGAAACAATATTCAATAACAATAAACATGGGTAATGACTCTTCATAGTCTGATGTGTATTGCAATAGACCCAGccactggggcgctagattcatTTTATGACGGATGGCCGATAATGTCACTCTCAGCCCAGTCacgtagtagtagtagtagtagtatcgGTCAGTACAGCAGAGAGTCTAACCTGTATTTCCGTTATTTCGTGTAATGACACGAATCCACGCTGTGGCCAGATTTTATTTTCTGTGCATAGCTAGAACTTGGAATAGAAGTTGCTGCCATGGCAGAATTGAAAACTACGGTAGCTAATGCGGCCAAAACGCCTTGTAATGTGTCGAGAAAGAGTCTGCTCATGGAGGACGCTGTACAAATTCTGATAATTCTACGAAAAACGACAGTGCACTGAATAACGGAAATACATGTTTAGAGTTAGACTCTCTACTGAGTATAGCAAGTCCTAGCTGCCtgtcacaggcatgttatttgTAATTGAGGCAGAGAAGGCCATTGCCTTATATTGCTCCTGCTGGTCTTGGCCTGCCCTGCATGCCTTAGTTAGAAATGGATTAGCCCCATTTGTGTGGCCAAGACCAAAGACTAGCTGAAGTAAATAATAAAGGATTCAGCCATTTTGTGTTTGCCTTTTGCCACACAAGCATGACAAGTGGGGCTAGCCCGACGTACCTCTACCTAGAagtagaactatttcggttttgttccgctatcgtctccagtAACGGGAGACGAAAGCGGAACAAAACCGTAACGGGAGACAAAAGCGgaacgaaaccgaaatagttctaggcgGGAGACATTAGCGGaatgaaaccgaaatagttctaggaggaGTAGggctagccccataaatcggtccaatccactccattccatatccttggccccagccaGCTGATATTAAAAatctttcacttttttttaaaaaccatctGCAACGATCTGCACCACAAAACTTACCAATCTAATGCctcagaagttgcagatagctCTACACATGAAATTGTTCAAATATACATCACAagttttgagtaaaaatcaagtgaATTTTGAGTGTGAACTTTCCCAACGGTCTTGACAACTTGCTTTTTTCGAAGCGCGCACACAGTCTCATAATTAGTCGGGTTTCTTCAGTTTTAGAAATTGACCCTACCGCGTAACCGTTCATAGTAAGTATGAGATGGGACACACTACAGCAGACAGAACAGAAGAAATCAACAGAAATTATGTATATATGCTCTACATAGTACAAGATGAAAAATGGGTTGGTTGACATTCAACTTCACAACTATGTTCAGCCCAATACCAGAGATACAAGGGGAAACAACCAAAAATTCATTCAAGTCAGTCTGAAAGAGTACACTCCGGAATCTCCAAACTTCAGCGAGTTCAGAACTCAGCAGCCAGATTGGTCACACGATCCAAAACCTGTGACCACATTTCACCTATTTTCTCGGACTTGCACTGGCTTCCGGTTAGACAACGGATTGCTTACAAAACCCTTCTTCTGACATACAGCTGTATCCATGGCCACGCACCTACATACTTGCAAGAACTTGTTCACAAATACCAGCCTTCTCGAAATCTCCGCTCTCAATCACAATCTCTACTTGCCTGTTCATCCGCTTCTACTAAGTCTTACGGCCAGCGTGCATTTTCTACGTCTTCTCCTACTCTTTGGAACAAACTTCCCCGCAACATCAAAGACGCTAAAACTCTGGATAAATTCAAattctcaaaactcacttgttaaaCTCCAActagttttgtctgttttttctttctgactTTGTACAGCGCATTGGGACTTCGTGtgtaatgcgctttataagaacggtttactattattattattacatgtatggcCTTCAAAGATTCATTCTTCGTGTCAACTGTTAAACTCTGGAACTCACTCTCCTTGACTGCTATGAATAGCACAACACTAGCTGAATTCAAGGGACATACATTATACCCACCAGTAGTCTAATTCCACACGTAGTGCGCAAGTTAGCGTTGATATGTATCCGGCAGGATATTTTGCTGACTGAACCAATGGAGATGGAGATGGAGATGTATGTATAGAACAGTGGCTCCAGTCGGCCCTGCATAACGCAGTCTTGGCGTACACCAGACTTACTCAGTCACACTCGCTGCCGTGAACCAAAAAGTGTAAGATTTTCTGAAAATAAAATCAAGTGGTTATTgtcctattttgtttttgaaacgtTTAATTATCCACAACTTATTTCAGGCTAATTTTAATGTGCTggttatttttttgtgaaattcgagttgaaatttaaaaaaaatttccaTCAGCTGGCACTGGCAGATTTCTCCCTTAATACCGAGAAAATGAGccagcatttttgttttataggaaagcctattggttttttttttttttgggggggggggcaaacaaGATTTGGTTTTATTGCTATAAAATCTCACACTTCATGGTGAAAACGGGGCAATGAGCAGATGTATTGTCTAGCATCTTTGCAATGTTTATTGGGCTAGGGTTGAATTGGACAACCCttcctaaaataaaaatacatgacattgaaagaattgattttcatcttgctcatttctgcctCTCCTTTTTGGCAATGTGTTCTTTTTTTAGGTTCATTTACACGAGTCAACATGTCAATTGCAAAACCGATCCGGTTTTACCCAGAGCTTGATATTGTCCTGTTGAAAGAAGTAGTTGCCGTCAACCCGTGTCATCTTCAAGGTGCAAAAACACACAGGAAATGGGAGACCATTTTGTCCAATGTAAATTCTACATTGCTCAACAAAAAAGTATCTCTTCGAGCTTGCAAAGATCGCATGAAAACTCTCCTGAAGGCACATCGACAAGCAGAAATGATGTCACTAAAAGCGTAAggaattatttaatattttattactGGATGCTTCTTGCAGCCTAagcctgttttttattttgtttttctctgctAATAAAAATTCAGTTTTTGTTCCCTTTTCGGTTGTTTTGGGTTTCGTTTATCAATGGCTACTAAGTTATACTGcaggttttaaagacactggacacttttggtaattgttaaaggccagtcttctcactttgcatatctcaacataaatgcataaaaatcacaaacctgtgaaaatttgagctcaatcagtcttccaagttgcgagataaatgaaagaaaaaacacccttgtcacacgaagttgtgctcGAATCGAGACATCAAAggttaaatctgaggtctctaaatcaaattcgtggaaaattgcttctttctcggaaacttcagcgggagccgtttctcacaatgttttatactatcgacctctccccattactcgttacctaaaaaggttttatgctaataattattttgagtaattaccaatagtgtccactgcctttaaagaggctCCTACCTTGGCTCCCCTATAACTGCAATACCACCCTCACTACCATCTCAGACCTCCGTTAAATTGGGAATGGGGACCTTTTGGAAATGTCTAAAATATTTCATCTGAGTAAAAAACATCCGAATAAAAACTTTTAATCTTCATGTCTCAGATCAGGCACAGATGAAGAGTATAAGGAGCGGGACCAACTTTTGACAGAAGTGGATGAGCTTTGTGCAGAGGCAAGTAGGGAGACAGAGGAGGAAAGGCAGCGAAAGGCTGATGATGAAAACAAGGGGAAGCAGGGGGGCAAGATCAGAGAAGCTGCCACGAAGGGAATGAGACCTCAAAAAAGGCAAGGTAATCCTATCATTTTACAGCATGCATATTAATATTGTTACAACACAGATGAATGTTGGTCCATGAATCGGTTTATTGGttggagtaatggggagaggttgatagtataaaacattgtgagaaacagctccctctgaagtaacatagttttcgagaaagaagtaatttgcaacgaatttgatttcgagacctcaagtttagaatttgaggtctcgaaatcaagcatctgaaagcacacaacttcgtgtcaagggtgttttttttctttcagttatcttgcaactccaaagaccaattgagctcaaattttcaatagtttgttattttatgcataggttgagatacaccaagtgaaaagactggtctttgacaattaccaaaagtgtccagtgtctttgcaACTGATTGAGTGGGTCCATTGGTACAAAACTTTGCCTCTAGATTTGGAGGTCCttagttcaaatcccaggtgggcctacataattttgtttttgaacaaagtttttttttaccactttaCCATTTTGGCTTTACATTTTTGAGCAAGAAGAATTCCTTAATTTATGGAAGCAATACCTGGTCAAGCAGTTTTGTGGTATATAAAAACTGGCCAATTGTCTAAGGCACATGTTTAAAGATCTACATTTgcaacaacatacatgtatgaaataaaatgtgGTATCTTACTATACCTTGTTTTAGGAGacaacatcgagttgaaacagCCCAAAAAATCTCGTGCAAGCTTTTCCGAGTTGTTAGAAGTACTGAAGGAGAGGAACACTAAGGAGTCAGAATTGAAAACCGAACAGTTGAGACTAGAGCGTGAAAAGTTCAAGCTGGACAAGCGTGGGAGAGGACAAGAAACTGATGGAGAAACAGGGTGGAGCATCTTAGTAATAAGTCCCCAGTATGAGTTATGTCATTTATGGACATCACTTTGGGTTTGGTTGGTGAAGGATTTCTTGAGTTTTCAGAACATTCGTCTTAATGTATTATCAACAATTCAAATCCAGATAGGGGTCGGTTGAGGTTGAAATGTTAAGGAACGAGGCCTATTATTGGTTTGATGGTACTCTGTACATTGGTAACCTGGAAATATTGGGCGGTGATGCTGAGTTAGAGGAGTGTCATACTTAACAACAGTTTCATTGAGTTGAAGATGTTTGCAAAAGATCCAAACGACCCCCTTGGAAATATTCTGATCATCTTAGTAATAAGTCCCCAGCATGAGTTATGTCATTTATGGGCATCACttttggttggttggtggtGTATTTCTTGAGTTTTCAGAACACTCGTCTTAATGTTTGCCATAGTCATGTTTATATACCAAAGTTCCACTGAAGTTGTTTTTTAGATTTGAAAAATAATGTGATTCCAGTTGTGCCATGGCAAACAATTTTTACATGAttttaggttttgttttgttttttgccaGATTTCCACAGAAGGTGTAATTTATTTATAAGAAaaatatgaagaagaaaaaatgtggTTTCCGTTGTGCCATAgcaattttttgtaaaattatttaAGGGCTTTTGAAATCAAGTTGCCAAAtgttgctttaaagccattggacattttcggtaaacagtattgtccaaggcccacactttgtgtatcccaacttctatataaaataacaaacctgtgaaaattcaggctcaatcagtcatcggagtcgggagaaaataacgggaaaacccacccttgtttctgcacgtttcgccgtgtcatgacatgtgtttattataatctgtaattctcaatgtcgagaattgataattgttttaatgatgttttctcaaaaagtaaagcatttcatggaataaaatttcaagagaagtcttttaccattaccttttgtaaaccctgtaagttatctgtaaatctgtgattttgggggattttttttttgttccaaaagtgtataatggctttaaaatcagCAGTGTAGCTGATTTTTTGGGTTGTTTTTcggatttaaaaacaaatccataTAGATGAAATGCAAAAGGGGGACTCAACGGTGCAAAGAATATTCTAAGGACCAGTCTTGAAATTAGAGAAAACTTTACTGTACATGGAACTAAAAACTGTAAATATCTTTTAGAAAAAATAGAGAAAGTTAAACTGTTGAACGTGTCCGGTTGTATTTGTATGGAATGGGGGTTGTGGAAGTCCATTGAATGCCGCTCTGGGGGCGTCAAGTTATGTTTACTTGACCTTTTCCTTTCCCATTTTCTGTCACTTGTATAATGCATtgttcagttaaaggcagtgggcactattggttattactcaaaataattatcagcataaatgGAAAGAGGTtgctaaaaaacattgtgagaaactgctccctctgaagtgacaatcccatagtttttcgagaaagaagtaattttcccacaaTTGATTCgaagacctcgagtttagaatttgaggcctcaaaaCCAAAcatcttgacaattaccaatagtgtccactgtctttaaaatgcaTGTTACtatgtttataaaaatgtttgtaataAACAAAGATCAGACACACACATGTATTGTCAAGTTCATTTACAAACAGCTTTTGTATTGTGTCCTCAGTTTCTCTTTCTATTGTTTACAGCAGTATCAAGATGTGTTTAGTGGACAGAATAAAGTGGTTTCAAACAAATTCTGTGCTAGCACATCTGCTTCCATGCAGTGATTTAACAATTGGGTTATTATTTCTACTAGATTTTgttcagccattttgaaaaaaagatacTCCAAACTGTGGCATCCAGTACTGACTTGGCAAAAAAGAAATTTGCTGTCCACAGATTCATtcggttttattttttaaggaaaCCCAACAGGGTTAGGATGATCCACGGAACTTCGAATTTGACTCGGCAAAATTGGAAGACAGCCTAATTAAGACAGCTTAGAAGACGGCCTAATTAaacacaagttttgttttgaaagaccATTAAGCTGGCCTGTGACACAACAAAGTAATTAAATGCAGATAATCCTCGAGAGTGGGTGGGACAACTGCAAAATGATGGCTGGTTTGACAACTGTAAAGACATATGTGGCAGTTTTTTAAAAGTGCACCCACCAAATAATACTTGGCCACTGGCTGAAGGGGGACTTTCAAAAGAATTCTGAAATCTAGCAAGGAGAAAAGCGATCACATTTCACCAAATTCCCACTCCACAACTTCTCTAACAGATGACATCGATCTATTGAAATTTTGCTGTTTGCACCCTTAAATGGGCACatcgaaagaaaaagaaaacaaataatatttagaGCTCCGTCTTGCTTTGGTTCCAAAATtattctgtgtgtgtgtgtgtgtgtggtatcACGTCCTGGTGCAAAGATCTAGGGCAAAATGTTTGCCCTAGATTTTCTCAAGATCTTTGCATTGGGGAAATAGCAATGTATCATGGCTATACATGAAAGAAAGATTGATTAAATTGCTCAGTAAAATGAAGGATACATTTGAAATAGCTCTAATTATCTGaggttttattctttttttgattttgtttaagggaaagtacacgccttggcaattactcaaaacaaatattaacttaaaaaattacttggtaacgagcatgagagagatgttggtagtataaaacgtgGGAAACAACGCCCTCTGACGtaacgtagttgttgagaaagaggtagtttctcactaaaataataaaagactttgagctagaagtcttttattcctatctgaaagcacacaaattcgtccaacaagggtgttttttctttcatcatttcctcgcaacttcgatgaccaattgagcccaaattttcacaggcttgttattttaagcttatgatgggatacaccaagtgagaacactggtctttgacaattaccaaacgtgtacagtgactttaataacaaatattttttaccaaaaaaaattGGTGCGGCCTCTAAAATCGGGGCGGGCGGGGACGAGTAAcatgtcatttattttattcgGTAACTAAGTGTAAGTTGGAAATGTGCGCATGTGGTAAATACGAAGACAGAGTTCTtcagcctgggcccaatttaaaaaaGCTGAGGATAATTGAGCATTACTTGTTGTGATTTATCATGCACTCCATCAAAATGCacgttttttttaccaaaaatgtaCCTCAACTGACAACAGGTTCCTTGTATGCGGGTACTGGGCTAAGTTATTTGGTGTcgtacattattatttttttgtattaattttgcatttttcacattttttcttATGTCTTCAGATGATATCTCCAGTACCATCAGTGTCTTGTTGGAGTACATTCCAGGGGTAGGATCACTGTATCAAGCATCGCGCACCTTCGTTAACTCCCTGCAGTACAGCAATGATTTAGCAGTCAACCCCGTCGCATTGAGCATTATCGGGGGCACCATTAAGGATTTTCTTCATTTCAACAATATCCACGAGGAAGGCGTAGTAGTCACTGTCCACTCCCTCTTCGAGAATTTGACCAAGGATGCTTTCGGTCGCATCCTTGACACTTTGGAGGGGCACATGTCAAACCGGGAGAAAGTTAAGTCAGTTGTGCAACGTTATCTTAGAGTGGTCAACCTCAATAAGAAGTGTTTTCTCTTGGTGCACCATGTGGAGGAAAACGACCCATTCCACAAGCGCTTCCAAGATAACAGAGTAAGGCTTGCAAAGTATGCCTTGTCTAAGGGTGCGGTTTACAATGGCCTTATTTCTTACGATAGATACGCAGACAAATCGTTGATTAGTGTAAGCGTCCCACTTGGCTTCAAGGAAGGGGCCCCGGTTACGGTCTCATGGAAACTTGACCAAACTTGGGCTGGTAAGCAAAATGTTATCGTCACAACAAAGGGGACCTTTGGGAAGTGTAATATCAACACTTCAAATCCAGACCAGCTGTCGGTTGAGATTGAAATGCTAAGGAACGAGGCTTATTATTGGTTTGATGGTACTCTGTATATTGGTAACCTGGAAATGTTGGGCGGTGGTGATGAGCCAGAGGAGTATCAACTGAACAATAGTTACATTGAGTTGAAGATGTTTGCAAAAGATCCAAACGACCCCCTTGGAAATATTACGAGGCTTGACATAGTACAAAAGTCAAAGGATTGAGCAGTCAAATTCTGGGTGGGGAAAtgttgtttctcaaaataaaaatattacttttatCAAACCAAAACTTCAGAATTCCCCCTGCCCCCTTTAGCCCCCTTCTCTTACTGTGTTTTTGGATA is part of the Asterias rubens chromosome 4, eAstRub1.3, whole genome shotgun sequence genome and harbors:
- the LOC117289300 gene encoding uncharacterized protein LOC117289300 isoform X1 encodes the protein MSGKHSKLEIEKAITGIRDDLDELETIKERITTRLDSLQALYTENMEDDISSTISVLLEYIPGVGSLYQASRTFVNSLQYSNDLAVNPVALSIIGGTIKDFLHFNNIHEEGVVVTVHSLFENLTKDAFGRILDTLEGHMSNREKVKSVVQRYLRVVNLNKKCFLLVHHVEENDPFHKRFQDNRVRLAKYALSKGAVYNGLISYDRYADKSLISVSVPLGFKEGAPVTVSWKLDQTWAGKQNVIVTTKGTFGKCNINTSNPDQLSVEIEMLRNEAYYWFDGTLYIGNLEMLGGGDEPEEYQLNNSYIELKMFAKDPNDPLGNITRLDIVQKSKD
- the LOC117289300 gene encoding uncharacterized protein LOC117289300 isoform X2, producing MSGKHSKLEIEKAITGIRDDLDELETIKERITTRLDSLQALYTENMEGSFTRVNMSIAKPIRFYPELDIVLLKEVVAVNPCHLQGAKTHRKWETILSNVNSTLLNKKVSLRACKDRMKTLLKAHRQAEMMSLKASGTDEEYKERDQLLTEVDELCAEASRETEEERQRKADDENKGKQGGKIREAATKGMRPQKRQGDNIELKQPKKSRASFSELLEVLKERNTKESELKTEQLRLEREKFKLDKRGRGQETDGETGWSILVISPQYELCHLWTSLWVWLVKDFLSFQNIRLNVLSTIQIQIGVG
- the LOC117289300 gene encoding uncharacterized protein LOC117289300 isoform X3 — encoded protein: MSGKHSKLEIEKAITGIRDDLDELETIKERITTRLDSLQALYTENMEGSFTRVNMSIAKPIRFYPELDIVLLKEVVAVNPCHLQGAKTHRKWETILSNVNSTLLNKKVSLRACKDRMKTLLKAHRQAEMMSLKASGTDEEYKERDQLLTEVDELCAEASRETEEERQRKADDENKGKQGGKIREAATKGMRPQKRRQHRVETAQKISCKLFRVVRSTEGEEH